A portion of the Streptomyces platensis genome contains these proteins:
- a CDS encoding SpoIIE family protein phosphatase: MSRKGLPANQLAAAGARKFVRALLTERAAAPPATAGPGSAAINAELIHDAVLLTSELVTNAVMYAGTEIDVTCRLEHHHDPAEGDGERRRAKLGLVMEVSDRHPARRVRGGVDARTGEPGYGLQLVSALAESWGVTYRKSVKTVWFRLEATEGEPGTIGSVPRPETRAVAPPAQPAAQRRRPHGYAAEWADRGGPSFLAETSELLAGQLDQDMVTALAAQLLVPRLADWCAIWLTTDSGTMQLSRVWHVDERRIAPLRADLELDPPADLIRTAGTPWPWPECAGATSSGGSALAFPLVARDTDQGMLLLGRAGHLQMTDTVVRMVEDVARRVAQAVFTARKYTRQTTISLALQRRQLPATLASIPGVDTAIVYEPHGEGQTVGGDFYDVFPMGDRRWCFLLGDVQGKDPEAMSVTGLARHLVRLLAREGHGVESVLDRLNLAMAEESAEAVELGGEQASSRFLSLLYGELEVDPGTPGARCTVATAGHPPPLHMFVDGRVEAASDPQMLLGIDEGTEFQASSFALAPGETLLCVTDGVTERRCGNWQLDDNDGLIEVLRDGTGLGAKALAEHVRRAAHDFGTGPVEDDLSVLVLQAVTPVADRRP, from the coding sequence GTGTCCCGGAAAGGCCTGCCCGCGAACCAGCTCGCGGCCGCCGGCGCACGCAAATTCGTGCGCGCGCTGCTCACCGAACGGGCCGCCGCACCACCCGCCACCGCAGGGCCCGGCTCGGCAGCGATCAACGCGGAGCTCATCCACGACGCCGTCCTGCTCACCAGCGAGCTGGTCACCAATGCCGTGATGTACGCCGGTACCGAGATCGATGTGACCTGCCGGCTGGAGCACCACCACGACCCCGCCGAGGGCGACGGGGAACGTCGCCGGGCCAAGCTGGGTCTGGTCATGGAGGTCTCCGACCGCCATCCGGCCCGGCGTGTACGCGGCGGGGTGGACGCCCGTACCGGCGAGCCGGGATACGGCCTCCAGCTGGTGAGCGCGCTGGCGGAATCGTGGGGCGTGACCTACCGCAAGTCGGTGAAGACCGTGTGGTTCCGGCTGGAGGCCACCGAGGGCGAGCCCGGCACCATCGGCTCCGTACCCCGGCCCGAGACGAGGGCCGTCGCGCCTCCGGCCCAGCCCGCCGCCCAGCGCCGCCGTCCGCACGGCTACGCCGCCGAGTGGGCCGACCGCGGCGGGCCGTCCTTCCTCGCCGAGACCAGCGAACTGCTGGCCGGGCAGCTCGACCAGGACATGGTCACCGCGCTCGCCGCCCAGCTGCTGGTGCCCCGGCTCGCCGACTGGTGCGCGATCTGGCTGACCACCGACAGCGGCACGATGCAGCTCTCCCGGGTCTGGCATGTCGATGAGCGGCGGATCGCGCCGCTCCGCGCCGACCTGGAGCTGGACCCGCCGGCCGACCTCATCCGCACCGCCGGGACCCCCTGGCCCTGGCCGGAATGCGCCGGCGCGACCTCCTCGGGCGGGTCCGCGCTGGCCTTCCCGCTGGTCGCCCGGGACACCGACCAGGGCATGCTGCTGCTCGGCCGGGCGGGACACCTCCAGATGACCGACACCGTGGTGCGGATGGTCGAGGATGTGGCGCGCCGGGTCGCGCAGGCCGTGTTCACCGCCCGGAAGTACACCCGGCAGACCACGATCAGCCTGGCGCTCCAGCGGCGGCAGCTGCCCGCGACGCTCGCCAGCATCCCCGGCGTCGACACGGCGATCGTCTACGAGCCGCACGGCGAGGGCCAGACCGTCGGCGGCGACTTCTACGACGTCTTCCCGATGGGCGACCGGCGCTGGTGCTTCCTGCTCGGCGACGTCCAGGGCAAGGACCCGGAGGCGATGTCCGTCACCGGCCTGGCCCGCCACCTGGTGCGGCTGCTGGCCCGCGAGGGGCACGGCGTCGAGTCGGTGCTCGACAGACTGAATCTGGCCATGGCCGAGGAGAGCGCGGAGGCCGTGGAGCTCGGCGGCGAACAGGCCAGCTCCCGCTTTCTGAGCCTGCTGTACGGCGAGCTGGAGGTCGATCCGGGCACCCCCGGGGCCCGCTGTACGGTCGCCACCGCCGGCCATCCGCCGCCGCTGCACATGTTCGTGGACGGCAGGGTCGAGGCGGCCTCCGACCCCCAGATGCTGCTCGGCATCGACGAGGGCACCGAATTCCAGGCCAGCTCCTTCGCCCTCGCCCCCGGCGAGACGCTGCTGTGTGTGACCGACGGGGTCACCGAACGCCGGTGCGGCAACTGGCAGCTGGACGACAACGACGGTCTGATCGAGGTACTGCGGGACGGCACCGGGCTGGGCGCCAAGGCCCTCGCCGAGCATGTCCGGCGCGCCGCACACGACTTCGGCACCGGCCCGGTCGAGGACGATCTGTCGGTGCTGGTCCTCCAAGCGGTGACCCCGGTGGCCGATCGGCGCCCGTGA
- a CDS encoding response regulator: MSSRPSRGAARLAAILDALPDALLLVNCNGTVVNANTIALETFEAPGTALVGRGLLDLLPSFDSKRIPGSMRRMDEEEERTRTKPTRMVARRTDGTELLVEVTSANLEDGRTPYESAFEAAYADHRNGYTGNELLMLVVRDLTGTLDTETELARQQRQTEMILRAAAEGVVGVDADGKVVLVNPSAAQILGYRASELGGKELHPLIHHSRADGSALPWEDTPLADTLKSGRKHRVRGQALWAKDGRAVSVDLTTAPVRDGDQLVGAVMTFTDRRAFDSLAARHTQLLAVLDQALRGPLEELKGELGTLASDPAGQLWPEANQILHHLAAGHARMTTLVDNVLSYQRLDSGKEKLNRTKVSLDGVVAAGVEGAIELIGPGRAQFAVHAPPIEATVDAERIAQALSHLIADVAGVDSTGRMPAGEAALGGRPGPVPGDSTIVVAAAKRGDVVRIEVRGPFGGGDPVHEPIVRGIVRQHGGLMQTHEVPGGGPGAGGSAYVLELPVAGDGASPDSTSPDGGTAGADVPTGNETTVMPVPAARARGTQGNAADAGAAGGGQGPDDEGHEGGEGPSGGDGGPGGSGGSGAPLGGGGAGTGLAVPEQTGGAQPTGRRRARHSGAEQGAHPGGQEAGVPQTGVPQTGVPHGVVADGAQGATGPGSVDGGPGARPGQGDAAQGAQGGPVTDGRGLPPGMAGAETVPPTGRRRARQGATEGGGLPALPPGAGPAPEQPHGPAAGPQGRTPQGQGPAVGPQGPAAPSANGAPVPASASAPRRTGPQIPGQSPAPGQSPAPGRPHVPGQATGPGQTPPPGPQGLAPVQAGGRRARRALAEAPERTAPGERTGAAAASGAQQQTGARTAFALPPAAADRTPESSVPALPATADQVPAQSAGPQEAAGTGRRRARRPVAGGPETAVPGGPEASVPGGPNAALPGGPHASVPGAQQGHEPEGAVSSGAPQGEWDGEPTGRRRARRAAAEERAAAAMADAESSGTFVAGPEGLVAQPTEAAEATGTAGGTAPGIAPAPEAGPAQAPAAPQPSPAPVAPQDPQSPQAPQAPTGRRRGRPSPAEEAAGPPPVPPQGTPAAAAHRQPLPPAAEDDGHAAGHSQGRAFSVRTLGQGVPFAQQIADQQRPPVPPGSTPPGGTSAGSGRRRKLAAPQEDRRAAGAEPTPAEAPAHPGAPQPEPQAPARPQAPPQPQPQPQPHLMDASEGRAFAISAPDEGSEGPEPLDGPNGAIEVVDRQPMPMDDELPPEPLDNPRRLLVWPAPDVATQQALSDRGYRPVIVNSREEVDAQIAAYPAALFVDPLTGPITRTALQSLRQAAGAAEVPVLVTAGLGQATREAAYGADPAVLLKALAPRDSDVHPPRVLLIEQNDDIAGALTASLERRGMQVARAGGDADAVTLASQMRPNLVVMDLMQVRRRRAGIVDWLRANGLLDHTPLVVYTSADMDPAQLPRLAAGETVLFLAERSTSAEVQGRIVDLLAKIGTN; this comes from the coding sequence GTGAGCAGCAGGCCATCCCGAGGCGCTGCTCGCCTCGCAGCCATACTCGACGCCCTCCCCGACGCGCTGTTGCTCGTCAACTGCAACGGCACCGTCGTCAACGCCAACACCATCGCGCTGGAGACCTTCGAGGCACCGGGCACGGCCCTGGTGGGGCGCGGGCTGCTCGATCTGCTGCCGTCCTTCGACTCCAAGCGCATCCCGGGGTCCATGCGGCGCATGGACGAGGAGGAGGAGCGGACCCGGACGAAGCCGACGCGGATGGTCGCGCGGCGGACGGACGGGACCGAGCTGCTGGTCGAGGTGACCAGCGCCAATCTTGAGGACGGCCGGACGCCGTACGAGTCCGCCTTCGAGGCCGCGTACGCCGATCACCGGAACGGCTATACGGGCAATGAGCTGCTGATGCTCGTCGTCCGTGATCTGACCGGGACGCTGGACACCGAGACCGAGCTGGCCCGTCAGCAGCGGCAGACCGAGATGATTCTGCGGGCCGCGGCCGAGGGCGTGGTCGGGGTCGACGCCGACGGCAAGGTCGTGCTCGTCAATCCGTCCGCGGCGCAGATCCTCGGGTACCGGGCGAGTGAGCTGGGCGGCAAGGAGCTGCATCCGCTCATCCATCACTCGCGGGCGGACGGTTCGGCGCTGCCGTGGGAGGACACCCCGCTGGCCGACACGCTCAAGTCGGGGCGCAAGCACCGGGTGCGCGGGCAGGCGCTGTGGGCGAAGGACGGCCGGGCGGTGTCCGTCGATCTGACGACGGCGCCGGTGCGGGACGGCGATCAGCTCGTCGGCGCGGTGATGACCTTCACCGACCGCCGGGCGTTCGACTCGCTGGCGGCCCGGCACACCCAGCTGCTGGCGGTGCTCGACCAGGCGCTGCGCGGGCCGCTGGAGGAGCTGAAGGGCGAGCTGGGCACGCTCGCGTCCGACCCGGCGGGCCAGCTGTGGCCCGAGGCGAACCAGATCCTGCACCACCTCGCGGCGGGCCATGCCCGGATGACGACGCTGGTGGACAACGTCCTGAGCTATCAGCGGCTGGACTCCGGCAAGGAGAAGCTCAACCGCACAAAGGTTTCGCTGGACGGTGTGGTCGCGGCCGGTGTGGAGGGCGCGATCGAGCTGATCGGTCCGGGCCGGGCGCAGTTCGCGGTGCATGCGCCGCCGATAGAGGCGACGGTCGACGCGGAGCGGATCGCACAGGCGCTGTCGCATCTGATCGCGGATGTCGCGGGGGTCGATTCGACGGGCCGGATGCCGGCCGGTGAGGCCGCCCTGGGCGGGCGGCCGGGGCCCGTCCCGGGCGATTCGACGATCGTGGTGGCGGCGGCCAAGCGCGGTGATGTCGTACGGATCGAGGTGCGCGGCCCGTTCGGTGGCGGCGACCCGGTCCATGAGCCGATCGTCCGCGGCATCGTGCGGCAGCACGGCGGGCTGATGCAGACGCACGAGGTGCCCGGTGGCGGGCCCGGTGCGGGCGGCAGCGCGTATGTGCTGGAGCTGCCGGTGGCGGGGGACGGCGCGTCCCCGGACAGCACGTCCCCGGACGGTGGGACGGCCGGGGCGGACGTGCCGACCGGCAACGAGACGACGGTGATGCCGGTACCGGCGGCCCGTGCGCGCGGCACCCAGGGCAACGCGGCGGACGCGGGCGCGGCCGGCGGCGGCCAGGGGCCGGACGACGAAGGACACGAGGGCGGCGAGGGGCCGTCCGGGGGTGACGGCGGGCCGGGCGGTTCCGGCGGGTCCGGTGCGCCGCTCGGTGGCGGTGGTGCCGGGACCGGCCTGGCGGTGCCGGAGCAGACGGGCGGGGCGCAGCCGACCGGTCGCCGGCGGGCGCGGCACTCGGGTGCGGAGCAGGGCGCGCATCCGGGCGGCCAGGAAGCCGGGGTGCCGCAGACCGGTGTGCCGCAGACCGGTGTGCCGCACGGTGTCGTCGCCGATGGTGCGCAGGGTGCGACCGGCCCGGGCTCGGTGGACGGCGGCCCGGGGGCTCGTCCCGGGCAGGGTGACGCGGCGCAGGGTGCCCAGGGTGGCCCTGTCACGGACGGCCGGGGGCTGCCGCCCGGTATGGCGGGGGCCGAGACCGTACCGCCGACGGGACGGCGCCGGGCCCGGCAGGGCGCGACGGAGGGCGGCGGACTGCCCGCGCTTCCCCCCGGGGCCGGCCCGGCTCCGGAGCAGCCGCACGGGCCCGCGGCGGGACCGCAGGGGCGGACACCGCAGGGCCAGGGACCGGCAGTCGGTCCGCAGGGGCCCGCGGCGCCGTCGGCCAACGGGGCGCCGGTGCCGGCCTCCGCGTCGGCACCCAGGCGGACCGGCCCGCAGATTCCAGGTCAGAGCCCGGCTCCGGGGCAGTCTCCGGCGCCGGGCCGGCCGCATGTTCCGGGGCAGGCCACGGGCCCCGGCCAGACACCGCCCCCGGGTCCCCAGGGGCTCGCGCCCGTCCAGGCGGGTGGCCGACGGGCGCGCCGGGCGCTGGCCGAGGCGCCCGAGCGGACCGCCCCGGGTGAGCGGACCGGGGCAGCCGCGGCCTCCGGGGCGCAGCAGCAGACGGGCGCGCGTACCGCCTTCGCGCTGCCGCCCGCCGCCGCGGACCGGACCCCGGAGTCGTCGGTGCCGGCGCTGCCCGCGACCGCCGACCAGGTGCCCGCGCAGTCGGCCGGTCCGCAGGAGGCCGCCGGTACGGGACGCCGCAGGGCGCGTCGGCCGGTGGCCGGCGGGCCGGAGACGGCGGTGCCCGGCGGTCCGGAGGCGTCGGTGCCGGGCGGCCCGAACGCCGCGCTGCCCGGCGGCCCGCACGCGTCCGTGCCCGGCGCTCAGCAGGGCCACGAGCCCGAAGGGGCCGTCAGCTCCGGTGCGCCGCAAGGCGAGTGGGACGGCGAGCCGACCGGCAGACGGCGGGCCCGGCGGGCCGCGGCCGAGGAGCGTGCGGCGGCCGCGATGGCCGACGCCGAGTCGTCCGGCACCTTTGTCGCGGGCCCGGAGGGGCTCGTGGCGCAGCCCACCGAGGCGGCCGAGGCGACGGGTACGGCCGGTGGCACGGCGCCCGGGATCGCGCCCGCGCCGGAGGCCGGTCCGGCCCAGGCGCCCGCCGCGCCGCAGCCGTCCCCCGCTCCCGTCGCGCCTCAGGACCCGCAGAGCCCGCAGGCCCCGCAGGCCCCCACCGGCCGTCGGCGGGGCCGTCCCAGCCCTGCCGAGGAGGCCGCGGGCCCGCCGCCCGTGCCGCCGCAGGGCACGCCCGCCGCGGCGGCGCACCGGCAGCCGCTGCCGCCGGCCGCCGAGGACGACGGGCATGCCGCCGGGCACTCCCAGGGGCGGGCGTTCAGCGTGCGGACGCTCGGTCAGGGGGTGCCGTTCGCCCAGCAGATCGCCGACCAGCAGCGCCCGCCGGTGCCGCCCGGCAGCACCCCGCCGGGCGGTACGTCCGCCGGTTCGGGCCGCCGCCGTAAGCTCGCCGCGCCGCAGGAGGACCGGCGGGCGGCGGGCGCCGAGCCCACGCCGGCCGAGGCGCCCGCGCACCCCGGTGCCCCGCAGCCCGAGCCGCAGGCCCCGGCCCGGCCGCAGGCCCCGCCGCAGCCTCAGCCGCAGCCGCAGCCGCATCTGATGGATGCCAGTGAGGGCCGGGCCTTTGCGATCTCCGCGCCCGATGAGGGCAGCGAGGGCCCCGAGCCGCTGGACGGCCCGAACGGCGCCATAGAGGTGGTGGACCGTCAGCCGATGCCGATGGACGACGAGCTGCCGCCGGAGCCGCTGGACAATCCGCGCCGGCTGCTGGTCTGGCCGGCGCCGGATGTCGCCACCCAGCAGGCGCTGAGCGACCGCGGCTACCGCCCGGTGATCGTCAACTCCCGCGAGGAGGTGGACGCCCAGATCGCCGCGTATCCGGCGGCGCTCTTCGTCGACCCGCTGACGGGGCCGATCACCCGTACCGCGCTGCAGTCGCTGCGTCAGGCGGCGGGCGCGGCCGAGGTCCCCGTCCTGGTGACCGCGGGTCTGGGGCAGGCCACCCGGGAGGCCGCGTACGGTGCCGACCCGGCCGTGCTGCTCAAGGCGCTGGCCCCGCGCGACAGTGACGTGCACCCGCCGCGGGTGCTGCTGATCGAGCAGAACGACGACATCGCGGGCGCCCTGACCGCGTCGCTGGAGCGGCGCGGGATGCAGGTCGCCCGGGCCGGCGGGGATGCCGACGCGGTCACTCTCGCGTCGCAGATGCGGCCGAATCTGGTCGTGATGGATCTGATGCAGGTGCGGCGCCGCCGGGCCGGCATCGTCGACTGGCTGCGCGCCAACGGGCTGCTGGACCACACGCCGCTGGTCGTCTACACCTCCGCCGACATGGACCCGGCGCAGCTGCCCCGGCTGGCGGCCGGCGAGACGGTGCTCTTCCTGGCGGAGCGCTCCACGAGCGCCGAGGTGCAGGGCCGGATCGTCGACCTGCTCGCCAAGATCGGCACGAACTGA
- a CDS encoding SSI family serine proteinase inhibitor, translating into MPYRRTSSLFAAATTAATATTTAVLSAAVSVVSAATALALAAPAASAAPIPLPHYRTVDGITGAGHHAPAGRQGGLPGGADHHAVDGDQRRPAGHPASADRRSPAGHHISAGGRHRPSDHGLPVDRLIPADRPTPTGHRAPGDKDTPALNPAAPSAPAPASVDHLTVTVRGSGSARTDGTFELYCHPARGNHPHAKKACTKLDGMTRWGRDPFAPVPQGANCTMIYGGPATAHITGTWAGRPVNADFRRTNGCEISRWSSFEPLLPSTSS; encoded by the coding sequence ATGCCGTACCGCCGGACGTCGTCCCTCTTCGCCGCGGCCACCACTGCCGCCACCGCCACCACCACGGCCGTGCTCTCCGCCGCCGTGTCCGTCGTCTCCGCCGCCACCGCGCTGGCCCTGGCGGCGCCCGCCGCGTCGGCCGCCCCGATCCCGCTGCCCCACTACCGGACCGTGGACGGCATCACCGGCGCCGGCCACCACGCCCCGGCCGGGAGACAGGGCGGCCTGCCGGGCGGTGCCGATCACCACGCCGTTGACGGGGATCAGCGCCGCCCGGCAGGCCACCCCGCCTCGGCCGACCGCCGCAGCCCGGCCGGCCACCACATCTCGGCCGGGGGCCGGCACCGCCCGTCCGATCACGGCCTCCCCGTCGATCGCCTCATCCCGGCCGACCGCCCCACCCCCACCGGCCACCGGGCGCCCGGCGACAAGGACACCCCCGCCCTCAACCCAGCCGCCCCCTCCGCCCCCGCCCCCGCCTCCGTGGACCACCTCACCGTCACCGTCCGTGGGTCCGGTTCGGCGCGGACCGATGGGACGTTCGAGCTGTATTGCCACCCCGCGCGCGGCAACCACCCCCATGCCAAGAAGGCCTGCACGAAGCTGGACGGGATGACGCGGTGGGGGCGGGATCCGTTCGCGCCGGTGCCGCAGGGGGCGAACTGCACGATGATTTACGGCGGCCCGGCCACCGCGCATATCACCGGGACCTGGGCGGGGCGGCCCGTCAACGCGGATTTCCGGCGCACCAATGGGTGTGAGATCAGCCGCTGGAGCAGCTTCGAACCCCTGCTCCCGTCGACCAGTTCATGA
- a CDS encoding long-chain fatty acid--CoA ligase has translation MLSTMQDVPLTVSRILTHGSTVHGESQVITWTEGDPHRRSFAGIGRRAARLAHALRDELSVAGEERVGTLMWNNAEHMEAYLAIPSMGAVLHTLNLRLPAEQLVWIINHAEDRVVLVNGTLLPLLAPLLPQLPKLRHIVVAGPGDRSVLDGAQARVHDYEELIADRPESYAWPEIDERAAAALCYTSGTTGDPKGVLYSHRSLYLHSMQVNTAEAFALSSRDITLPVVPMFHVNAWGLPHAAFMAGASLLMPDRFLQPAPLAEMIETVRPTIGAAVPTIWQGLLAELDATKRDVACLRTVVIGGSACPPALMRGFEERHGIRVVHAWGMTETSPLGSVAHPPAGVSGDEEWTYRATQGRFPASVEARLIGPDGEQLPWDGRAAGELEIRGPWIAGAYYGGAQGDPLRPEDKFSPDGWLRTGDVGTITPNGYLTLTDRAKDVIKSGGEWISSVELENHLMAHPHVVEAAVVAVPDDKWGERPLATVVLNDGATIGYEELKAFLGERIARWQLPERWAVIPAVPKTSVGKFDKKVLRKQYAEGELDVTLLA, from the coding sequence GTGCTCAGCACGATGCAGGACGTACCGCTCACCGTCTCGCGAATCCTGACCCACGGGTCGACGGTTCACGGTGAATCGCAGGTCATCACCTGGACCGAGGGGGACCCGCACCGGCGCAGCTTCGCCGGGATCGGCCGCCGGGCCGCCCGGCTCGCCCATGCGCTGCGCGACGAGCTGTCGGTGGCCGGCGAGGAACGGGTCGGCACGCTGATGTGGAACAACGCGGAACACATGGAGGCCTATCTCGCGATCCCCTCCATGGGGGCGGTGCTGCACACCCTCAATCTGCGGCTGCCCGCCGAACAGCTGGTGTGGATCATCAACCACGCCGAGGACCGGGTCGTGCTCGTCAACGGCACCCTGCTCCCGCTGCTCGCCCCGCTGCTCCCGCAGCTGCCGAAGCTCCGTCACATCGTCGTCGCGGGCCCCGGCGACCGGTCGGTCCTCGACGGTGCGCAGGCCCGGGTGCACGACTACGAAGAGCTGATCGCCGACCGCCCGGAGAGCTACGCCTGGCCGGAGATCGACGAGCGGGCGGCCGCGGCGCTCTGCTACACCTCCGGCACCACCGGCGACCCCAAGGGCGTCCTCTACAGCCACCGTTCGCTCTACCTGCACTCGATGCAGGTCAACACCGCCGAGGCGTTCGCGCTCAGCTCCCGCGACATCACCCTGCCGGTCGTGCCGATGTTCCACGTCAACGCCTGGGGCCTGCCGCACGCCGCGTTCATGGCCGGCGCCTCGCTGCTGATGCCGGACCGCTTTCTCCAGCCCGCGCCGCTCGCCGAGATGATCGAGACCGTCCGGCCCACCATCGGCGCCGCCGTCCCCACCATCTGGCAGGGCCTGCTCGCCGAACTGGACGCCACGAAGCGGGATGTGGCCTGTCTGCGGACGGTCGTCATCGGCGGCTCCGCCTGCCCGCCGGCCCTGATGCGCGGCTTCGAGGAGCGGCACGGCATCCGCGTCGTACACGCCTGGGGCATGACCGAGACCTCCCCGCTCGGCAGCGTCGCCCACCCGCCGGCCGGCGTCAGCGGCGACGAGGAGTGGACCTACCGCGCCACCCAGGGCCGCTTCCCCGCCTCCGTCGAGGCCCGGCTGATCGGCCCCGACGGCGAGCAGCTGCCCTGGGACGGCCGGGCCGCGGGCGAACTGGAGATCCGCGGGCCGTGGATCGCGGGCGCCTACTACGGCGGCGCGCAGGGCGACCCGCTGCGCCCCGAGGACAAGTTCAGCCCCGACGGCTGGCTGCGCACCGGCGATGTCGGCACCATCACCCCGAACGGCTACCTCACGCTGACCGACCGCGCCAAGGACGTCATCAAGTCCGGCGGCGAATGGATCTCTTCGGTCGAGCTGGAGAACCACCTGATGGCGCACCCGCATGTCGTCGAGGCCGCGGTGGTCGCCGTCCCGGACGACAAGTGGGGTGAGCGGCCGCTGGCGACGGTGGTGCTCAACGACGGCGCGACCATCGGCTACGAGGAGCTGAAAGCGTTCCTCGGCGAGCGGATCGCGCGCTGGCAGCTGCCGGAGCGGTGGGCGGTGATCCCGGCGGTGCCCAAGACCAGCGTGGGCAAGTTCGACAAGAAGGTGCTGCGCAAGCAGTACGCGGAGGGCGAGCTGGACGTGACGCTGCTGGCGTAG
- a CDS encoding effector-associated constant component EACC1, translating to MEGAGRVEVTLSFGGGAEDVEGPVSLYRWLVAEPELRGQVRVSLGAEPSEPGHMGGGLDLVNVVVANSIALGSLITAVATWRGSRPRPPQVRLERDGVVVTLHDSSPEAVEQILRVWNESGAPAPVATDGDSE from the coding sequence ATGGAAGGGGCCGGTCGGGTGGAGGTCACGCTGTCGTTCGGGGGTGGGGCGGAGGATGTCGAGGGGCCGGTGTCCTTGTACCGGTGGCTGGTGGCCGAGCCTGAGTTGCGGGGGCAGGTGAGGGTTTCGCTTGGGGCGGAGCCGTCGGAGCCGGGGCATATGGGCGGGGGGCTGGACCTCGTCAATGTCGTGGTCGCCAACAGCATTGCTCTGGGCAGCCTGATCACCGCTGTGGCCACCTGGCGGGGCTCGCGGCCGCGGCCGCCGCAGGTCCGGCTCGAGCGGGACGGTGTGGTGGTGACGCTGCACGACAGCTCTCCCGAGGCGGTCGAGCAGATTCTGCGGGTCTGGAACGAGAGCGGTGCGCCCGCTCCGGTGGCGACGGACGGAGACAGCGAGTAG